One genomic window of Polyodon spathula isolate WHYD16114869_AA chromosome 8, ASM1765450v1, whole genome shotgun sequence includes the following:
- the fgl2a gene encoding fibrinogen-like 2a: MKIALLFLFETTLLVSTEYSASSQEQHNKETKGNAFCPIKLRPSGQCGEGEECPYQVTLPPLTIELPKQFKMLEKTMKELQNLKEVVNKLKSSCLECKQQADESLQKDSGEVPGHETSSTGGHGQKHDPNIHELQNKMYKMSNSLKNARNQIITLQGRMEEMSLLNIKNVEAMVDGKVENLTGVVNKLNNKCSSQCAVETPKPSAIIAPRDCSDYFLLGEQKNGVYRVTPDPRNSTFEVYCDMESYGGGWTVLQHRHNGSVSFNRTWKEYKNGFGSFKGEFWLGNDKIHLLTKTKDMILRIELEDFEGIREYAKYEEFYVSNEYLKYRLTVSGYSGTAGDALHFNKHYNHDQKFFTTPDKDNDMYPSGNCGAYYSSGWWFDACMSSNLNGKYYYKNYKGVRNGIFWGTWHSLSNQHPSSYRQAFKTVKMMIRPKNYAP; this comes from the exons ATGAAGATTGCCCTGCTGTTTCTGTTTGAGACTACATTGCTAGTCAGTACAGAGTACTCTGCAAGTTCACAAGAACAACATAACAAGGAAACAAAAGGGAATGCATTTTGTCCCATTAAACTCAGACCCAGTGGTCAGTGTGGGGAGGGGGAAGAATGCCCATACCAGGTGACCTTGCCACCTCTGACCATAGAGCTACctaaacagtttaaaatgctaGAGAAAACAATGAAAGAGCTGCAGAATCTTAAAGAAGTTGTGAACAAGCTCAAGAGCTCCTGCCTGGAGTGCAAGCAGCAAGCCGATGAGAGCCTGCAAAAGGACAGCGGTGAAGTGCCAGGACATGAAACATCAAGCACAGGGGGACATGGGCAAAAGCATGACCCTAACATCCAtgagctgcaaaacaaaatgtacaagatGTCTAATAGTTTAAAGAACGCAAGGAACCAGATTATCACATTGCAGGGTCGCATGGAAGAGATGAGCCTCCTGAACATAAAGAATGTGGAGGCTATGGTAGATGGTAAGGTGGAAAATCTAACAGGGGTTGTGAacaaattaaacaacaagtgTTCCAGCCAGTGTGCGGTAGAGACCCCAAAACCat CTGCAATAATAGCACCACGAGATTGCTCTGATTATTTCTTGTTGGGAGAGCAGAAGAACGGCGTCTACAGAGTCACACCTGACCCCCGAAATAGCACCTTTGAAGTTTATTGTGACATGGAATCCTATGGAGGAGGGTGGACTGTGCTGCAGCATCGTCACAACGGCAGTGTTAGCTTCAACCGCACCTGGAAAGAGTACAAGAACGGCTTTGGGAGCTTCAAGGGAGAGTTCTGGCTGGGGAACGACAAGATTCACCTGCTGACCAAAACCAAAGATATGATCCTCAGAATTGAGCTGGAGGACTTTGAAGGTATACGGGAGTATGCCAAGTATGAAGAGTTTTATGTTTCAAATGAGTATCTCAAGTACCGCCTGACTGTGAGTGGCTATTCCGGTACGGCTGGAGATGCCTTGCATTTCAATAAGCATTACAACCACGATCAAAAATTCTTCACCACCCCAGACAAGGACAATGACATGTACCCTTCAGGGAACTGTGGGGCCTACTACAGTTCAGGCTGGTGGTTTGATGCTTGCATGTCTTCAAATCTCAATGGAAAATACTATTACAAAAACTACAAGGGGGTTCGGAATGGGATCTTCTGGGGCACCTGGCACAGTCTGTCTAATCAACACCCATCTAGCTACCGACAAGCTTTCAAAACTGTGAAAATGATGATCCGACCCAAAAATTATGCACCATAG